Proteins from a genomic interval of Granulicella sp. L56:
- a CDS encoding uracil-DNA glycosylase, protein MIRSKVQPLSPILQQVNDSIVKCNRCPRLRNYCRGIGETRRRAYQDEIYWSRPVPGFGDSRARVLILGLAPGAHGANRTGRPFTGDGSGAFMYPVLHELGFASQPTGISRDDGLKLRHAWIASVVRCAPPGDKPLPQEIRNCATHLADEIHALPRVRVVVCLGKIAFDGYLAYLLQMGIIARKSAYRFAHGAEYLLPDGMHLLATYHPSLRNTNTGRLNSTMFTRVFLRARELAGLAV, encoded by the coding sequence GTGATCCGTTCTAAAGTTCAGCCCCTGTCGCCGATTTTGCAGCAAGTCAACGACTCCATCGTCAAGTGCAACCGCTGTCCACGCCTTCGCAACTATTGCCGCGGAATCGGCGAAACCCGCCGCCGTGCCTATCAGGACGAAATCTACTGGTCCCGTCCCGTTCCCGGCTTCGGGGACTCTCGTGCCCGCGTTCTTATTCTGGGGCTCGCTCCCGGGGCTCATGGTGCTAATCGAACCGGACGGCCTTTCACAGGAGACGGTTCGGGAGCCTTTATGTACCCTGTTCTCCACGAGTTAGGATTTGCGAGCCAGCCGACCGGCATCTCCCGCGACGACGGCCTCAAGCTCCGCCACGCCTGGATAGCCTCTGTCGTCCGCTGTGCGCCGCCGGGGGATAAACCTCTCCCCCAGGAGATCCGCAATTGCGCCACGCATCTTGCCGACGAAATTCATGCTCTGCCTCGCGTTCGTGTCGTCGTATGCCTCGGCAAAATCGCCTTTGACGGCTATCTCGCCTATCTTCTCCAGATGGGCATCATCGCCCGTAAATCTGCCTATCGGTTCGCTCACGGCGCGGAATACCTTCTTCCTGACGGAATGCATCTTTTGGCCACCTATCACCCATCTCTGCGCAACACCAACACAGGCCGTTTGAACAGCACCATGTTCACCCGTGTCTTCCTTCGCGCAAGGGAACTGGCCGGGCTGGCTGTTTAG
- the hpnJ gene encoding hopanoid biosynthesis associated radical SAM protein HpnJ, with the protein MPLKTLFLNPPSFEKFDGGASSRWPATREIESYWYPVWLTYPAGMLEGSRLLDAPPHHIKWQEVVGILKDYEFLVLFTSTMGWDGDQKMAEVIKQTYPSIKIAFVGPPVTTSPDKALNECPAIDFICRREFDFSVVEYANGKPLNEILGVSYKDASGTIQHNPDRPQVTPEQLDEMPWATDIYHRDLDVTKYNVPFLLHPYVALYSTRGCPAQCTFCLWPQTLSGHAWRKRSTDDVAAEMKSAKAKFPHVKEFFFDDDTFNIQKARTVELCEKLKPLGLTWSCTSRVTTDFDTLKAMKEAGCRLLIVGYESGDPQILKNIKKGATVERALDFTRDCHKLGLVIHGDFILGLPGETRESIRNTIDFAKQLDCETIQVSIAHAFPGTEFFDYAKEKGFITNEAMSDDGGHQMAHIEYPGLPVEYVMEMVHKFYDEYYFRPKAAFRVVWQAIVNRDVPRLYTEAKSFMTLRSQRNKAALKMKEANAAKAQESVSMNA; encoded by the coding sequence ATGCCCTTGAAAACACTGTTCTTGAACCCGCCCTCCTTCGAGAAGTTTGACGGTGGTGCCAGCTCCCGCTGGCCTGCCACTCGCGAGATCGAATCCTATTGGTACCCTGTGTGGCTCACCTACCCGGCGGGCATGCTCGAAGGGTCCCGCCTGCTCGACGCGCCGCCGCACCATATCAAGTGGCAGGAAGTCGTCGGGATTCTGAAGGACTACGAGTTCCTCGTCCTGTTTACCAGCACGATGGGCTGGGATGGCGACCAGAAGATGGCTGAGGTCATCAAGCAGACCTATCCCTCGATCAAGATCGCCTTCGTCGGGCCCCCGGTCACGACGTCGCCCGACAAGGCGCTCAACGAGTGCCCTGCCATCGACTTCATCTGCCGCCGCGAGTTCGACTTTTCCGTCGTCGAATATGCCAATGGCAAGCCCCTGAACGAGATCCTCGGCGTCAGCTACAAAGACGCCTCCGGCACGATCCAGCACAATCCTGACCGTCCGCAGGTTACTCCTGAGCAGCTCGACGAGATGCCCTGGGCTACCGACATCTATCACCGCGATCTCGACGTTACCAAATACAACGTTCCCTTCCTTCTTCACCCGTACGTCGCGCTCTACTCCACCCGCGGCTGCCCGGCGCAGTGCACCTTCTGCCTTTGGCCCCAGACGCTGAGTGGCCACGCGTGGCGCAAGCGGTCTACCGATGATGTGGCCGCCGAGATGAAGTCGGCCAAGGCCAAGTTCCCCCACGTCAAGGAGTTCTTCTTCGATGACGACACCTTCAATATCCAGAAAGCACGCACCGTCGAGCTTTGCGAGAAGCTGAAGCCCCTTGGCCTGACATGGTCCTGCACTTCGCGTGTGACGACGGACTTCGACACGCTCAAGGCCATGAAGGAAGCTGGCTGCCGCCTGCTCATCGTGGGCTATGAGTCGGGCGATCCCCAGATTCTCAAGAACATCAAGAAGGGTGCCACCGTCGAACGTGCGCTCGACTTCACCCGCGACTGCCACAAGCTCGGCCTAGTCATTCATGGGGACTTTATCCTCGGGTTGCCTGGTGAGACGAGGGAGTCGATTCGCAACACCATAGACTTCGCCAAGCAGCTCGACTGCGAGACCATCCAGGTCTCCATCGCGCACGCCTTCCCCGGCACCGAGTTCTTCGACTATGCCAAGGAAAAGGGCTTCATCACCAATGAGGCCATGTCCGATGACGGTGGCCATCAGATGGCGCACATCGAGTATCCCGGACTGCCTGTCGAGTACGTCATGGAGATGGTGCATAAGTTCTATGACGAATACTACTTCCGCCCCAAGGCGGCCTTCCGTGTCGTCTGGCAGGCCATCGTCAACCGCGATGTCCCCCGCCTCTACACCGAGGCAAAGTCCTTCATGACACTCCGTTCGCAGCGCAACAAGGCCGCACTTAAGATGAAGGAAGCCAACGCCGCCAAGGCGCAGGAATCCGTCAGCATGAACGCGTAA
- a CDS encoding EamA family transporter, with the protein MTSAHVFHQWSAILFVVVLAITGECLIAAGMRRLGDLDCFRTRPGLLGYLGPVRAVLSNPLFLIGALCMALNFFAMLYTLSIAQLSLAAPAIASLTYIGNTVAAKLFLHENVDRRRWLAALFVCAGVVLLSK; encoded by the coding sequence ATGACCTCCGCGCACGTCTTCCACCAATGGTCCGCCATCCTCTTTGTAGTTGTCCTTGCTATCACTGGTGAGTGCCTCATCGCCGCCGGTATGCGCCGCCTCGGCGATCTGGACTGCTTCCGCACTCGCCCAGGTCTTCTCGGCTATCTCGGCCCTGTGCGCGCTGTGCTCTCCAACCCACTCTTCCTTATCGGAGCCCTCTGCATGGCCCTCAACTTCTTCGCCATGCTTTATACCCTCTCCATCGCCCAGCTCTCCCTCGCCGCCCCCGCCATCGCCTCCCTCACCTATATTGGCAACACCGTCGCTGCGAAGCTCTTTCTGCACGAAAATGTAGATCGGCGCAGATGGCTGGCGGCGCTGTTCGTCTGCGCCGGGGTGGTTTTACTTTCGAAATAG
- a CDS encoding TolC family protein — MTRLLRLAITCTVVAAGSLPAMAQISFTSALDLAQKNSPSVRMAQANVDKANAALSQSRDVYIPSVAGGSGLGYSYGFPVGQPSVFNFTMQSLVFNFSQGDYIRASRFALNAAELALQDAQQAVTEDVAVTYVALDRDSQRQKALSEQAGYATRLIDIIQERLDAGQDTPIDLTGAQLSAAQIKLAKLRSDDEAENDQAHLALLIGVPAQGLGVVSSSIPPFTAPPVNLAESAPQSSPSVASAYATANAKQKIALGDARYLWRPQIAFAAQYNRYAKFNNYDLYYSHFQHNNFGIGVEITLPIFDMSRRAKARESAADAIYAAREADQARDQFLEGRQKMRHATSELAAQAQVAALDQQLAQQQLDILAVQLKSGSGNPSAPQMTPKDEEKSRIGEREKFLTVLDTSFEMRKAEINLLRQTGQLEDWVKSVAQSQSSTGLKPE, encoded by the coding sequence ATGACCCGACTTCTCCGCCTCGCCATTACGTGTACTGTGGTCGCCGCTGGAAGTCTTCCGGCCATGGCGCAGATTTCGTTCACCTCCGCCCTGGATCTCGCGCAAAAAAACAGCCCCAGCGTCCGGATGGCGCAGGCCAATGTCGATAAGGCCAATGCCGCACTGTCGCAGTCCCGCGACGTCTATATTCCGAGCGTTGCGGGTGGTTCGGGGCTGGGCTATTCCTATGGATTTCCGGTTGGCCAGCCCTCCGTCTTCAACTTCACCATGCAGTCGCTGGTCTTCAACTTTTCTCAGGGAGACTATATTCGGGCATCGCGCTTTGCCTTGAACGCCGCGGAACTGGCTCTGCAAGACGCACAGCAGGCGGTGACGGAAGATGTCGCCGTCACCTATGTTGCGCTCGACCGTGATTCGCAGCGGCAGAAGGCTTTGAGCGAACAGGCAGGATACGCTACCCGTCTGATCGATATTATTCAGGAGCGCCTCGACGCAGGCCAGGACACGCCTATCGATCTCACCGGCGCACAGCTTTCAGCAGCGCAGATCAAGCTGGCTAAACTTCGCTCCGATGACGAAGCAGAGAATGATCAGGCCCATCTGGCACTCCTGATCGGTGTTCCAGCGCAAGGTCTCGGTGTCGTCAGCAGCAGCATTCCCCCGTTCACGGCACCGCCGGTTAATCTGGCGGAGTCCGCACCACAGAGCAGCCCCTCTGTCGCCTCTGCCTATGCCACCGCGAACGCTAAGCAGAAGATTGCACTGGGAGACGCACGTTATCTCTGGAGACCGCAGATTGCCTTTGCCGCGCAATATAATCGCTACGCAAAGTTCAACAACTACGACCTTTACTATTCGCACTTTCAGCACAATAACTTCGGTATCGGGGTGGAGATCACCCTGCCGATCTTCGATATGTCCCGTCGCGCCAAGGCCCGCGAATCTGCAGCGGACGCCATCTATGCCGCACGCGAAGCCGATCAGGCACGAGACCAGTTTCTCGAAGGCCGCCAGAAGATGCGCCACGCTACCAGTGAGCTGGCGGCGCAAGCCCAGGTTGCCGCCCTCGATCAGCAGTTGGCCCAGCAGCAACTTGATATTTTGGCTGTCCAATTGAAATCGGGGAGCGGAAATCCTTCCGCTCCGCAGATGACGCCCAAGGATGAAGAAAAATCTCGGATCGGCGAGCGAGAGAAGTTTTTGACGGTGCTCGATACCAGCTTCGAGATGCGTAAGGCAGAGATCAATCTTCTGCGGCAGACAGGCCAGCTCGAGGACTGGGTCAAATCCGTAGCGCAGTCACAATCTTCGACTGGATTGAAACCAGAATAG
- a CDS encoding lipopolysaccharide assembly protein LapB has protein sequence MVPKTNLIYLRIAFLLVLLSGGRLLADDAQSANALLQQGRVDEAHLSLQTLLAAQPGNSYAHQLLCRVYYAQGMADAAIQECELAASQDPSNSGTQMWLGRAYGMKASHANPVVAFGLARKVRYAFERAVQLDPENIQAMSDLGEFYVDAPAIVGGGLDKARALASRMQPRFSSQSHRLLALIASEDKDTATAESEFKKAVLAGRTPAAYIDLGQFYQRQNQPDKALEALKAGIDADRRKDASLVDAASILTAMNQSPQLAEDLLREYLSSSAKSDDAPAFKVRIQLGDLLAHQGDAASAHREYAAAAALASNYAPARKSLQGS, from the coding sequence ATGGTTCCAAAGACAAACCTGATCTACCTCCGGATTGCATTTTTACTGGTTCTGCTCTCCGGAGGCCGTCTGCTGGCCGATGACGCACAGTCAGCAAACGCGCTTCTACAGCAGGGACGCGTCGATGAAGCACACCTCTCTTTGCAGACACTCCTGGCGGCGCAACCCGGCAACTCCTATGCCCACCAATTACTTTGCCGCGTCTATTATGCCCAGGGAATGGCGGATGCCGCGATCCAGGAGTGCGAATTGGCGGCCTCGCAAGATCCTAGCAACAGCGGCACCCAGATGTGGCTGGGCCGCGCTTACGGGATGAAGGCTTCTCATGCCAATCCGGTTGTTGCCTTCGGCCTTGCGCGTAAGGTTCGATATGCCTTTGAGCGAGCGGTACAGCTCGATCCGGAAAATATTCAGGCAATGAGCGACCTTGGCGAGTTCTATGTGGATGCTCCAGCAATCGTCGGTGGAGGGCTGGACAAGGCACGGGCGCTGGCCAGCCGGATGCAGCCTCGCTTTTCGTCGCAATCGCATCGCTTGCTGGCATTGATCGCCAGCGAAGACAAGGATACTGCGACCGCTGAATCGGAGTTCAAAAAAGCTGTTCTCGCAGGCAGAACGCCCGCAGCCTATATCGACCTTGGCCAGTTTTATCAGAGGCAGAACCAGCCGGATAAGGCGCTTGAAGCGCTGAAGGCAGGCATTGACGCGGACCGCAGAAAAGATGCGTCTCTGGTAGACGCGGCAAGCATTCTCACCGCCATGAACCAATCACCCCAACTCGCCGAAGATCTGCTGCGTGAGTATCTCTCCTCCTCCGCCAAGTCGGATGATGCGCCGGCATTCAAGGTGCGTATCCAGCTCGGCGACCTTTTGGCGCATCAGGGCGACGCCGCTTCCGCGCATCGGGAGTATGCTGCCGCTGCCGCACTGGCCTCAAACTATGCACCTGCCCGTAAATCGCTGCAGGGTTCCTGA
- a CDS encoding EamA family transporter has protein sequence MKHTLTPRRYLILLAVMLTASVGDTLLSRGMSQVGPVDLHHLGLLLHALTNINVIAGIVLLIGFFASYTTALSWADLTFVMPATAFGYVVIALLSRFWLHEYLSPYRWAGIVLIVCAVGFVANGPSRTEHPSDHPDLDLMDSGVGR, from the coding sequence ATGAAGCACACCCTTACTCCGCGACGTTATCTCATTTTGCTGGCTGTCATGCTTACTGCATCGGTGGGCGATACGCTGCTCTCGCGTGGCATGTCCCAGGTTGGCCCGGTCGATCTGCATCATCTCGGTCTGCTGCTGCACGCTCTTACCAACATCAATGTCATCGCCGGCATCGTTCTGCTCATCGGATTCTTCGCCAGCTACACGACTGCACTCTCCTGGGCCGATCTCACCTTCGTCATGCCTGCCACCGCCTTTGGCTACGTGGTCATTGCGCTGCTCAGCCGCTTCTGGCTGCACGAGTATCTGAGCCCCTACCGCTGGGCGGGCATCGTCCTGATCGTCTGCGCCGTCGGCTTTGTTGCCAACGGACCCTCCCGCACAGAGCACCCCTCCGATCACCCCGACCTCGATCTCATGGACAGTGGTGTCGGCCGATGA